ACAGCTCTTCTCCTTGTTTAACGTCAACCCCGATCTCCTTGATCTCCTTATCGATATACTCGGTTTCGGCGGCCGGATCGCGGATTATCTGACGGCCCATGCCGGCCAGCTGGAGGCGGTGCTGGCGCCGGGCTTCTTCAGCACCCTGCCGGGCCGGGAGCGGCTGCAGGAACGGCTGGCGGCGGAGCTGGCGACGGCGCGCGACTTCGAGGACATGCTCGACGTGCTGCGGCGCTGGACCAACGATCAGCGCTTCCGCGCCGCCGTGCACATCCTGCGGCGGCTGTCCGAGACGCCGGCTTGCGCCGCGTTCCTGTCCGACGTCACCGAGGTGGCGCTGCAGGCGCTGGTGCCGCGGGTGGAGGCGGAGTTCGCAAGACGGCACGGCCGCTTCCCGGAAGGCGGGCTCGCCCTCCTCGCCATGGGCAAGCTGGGCGGCCGCGAGATGACGATCCGCTCCGACCTCGACCTGATCATGATTCACGACGCCGGCGCCGATCAGATGTCGGACGGCGAGAAGCCGATCGGGCCGATGGTCTATTACACCCGCCTGATCCAACGCCTGGTCTCGGCGATCACCGCGCCGACCGCGCAGGGCGCGCTGTTCGAGGTCGACATGCGGCTCCGCCCCTCCGGCAATGCCGGGCCGCTGGCCACCAGCCTCGAAGCCTTCAGCGCCTACCAGCGCGGCGACGCCTGGACCTGGGAGCATATGGCCCTGACCAGGGCCCGGGTGATCCATGCCGACGGGCCGTTGCGCGAGCGGATCGAGACCGAGATCCGCGCGGTGCTGGGCCTGCGCCGCGATCCGGACAAGCTGCGCCGCGACATCGCCGAGATGCGTGGCCGGATGGCGCGCCAGCGCGATATCGGCGATGTCTGGAACATCAAGCATTTCCGCGGCGGGCTGGTCGATGTCGAGTTCATCGCCCAGTACCTGCAGCTGCGGCACGCGGCCGACCATCCCGGGATCCTGCACCAGGCCACGGCCGAGGTGCTGCGCCGCGCCGCGGCCGCCGGGCTGCTGCCCGATGCGGAGGCGCAGACGCTGCTGCGGGCGCTGGCGACCTGGCAACGGGTTCAGGCCTTCCTGCGCTTCGCCGTCGAGGACAAGTTCGATCCGGCCGAGGCCTCCGACGCCATGATCCGCGGCCTGCTGCGCGCCGTCGCCGAGGAGGCCGCCGCCGACCCGCCGGAGGATCTCGACGCCGCCGCGGCCGGGATGCGGCGCCAGGCGGCCGAGGTGATGGCCGTGTTCGACCGGCTGATCGGACCACCGCCGACGGACGAGCTTGCCTCGAAGCCCGCGGCATCCTAGTCCAAGGCAGAGAACCGCCTGTGGAGACATCCGAATGACCGTCGAGATCGGCAAGCCCGCCCCGGACTTCACCCTGCCCAAGGCGGGCGGCGGGACGGTGTCGCTTTCAGCCCTGCGCGGCCGGAAGGTGATCGTCTACTTCTATCCGAAGGCCGACACGTCCGGGTGCACCAAGGAGGCCTGCGGCTTCAACGACGCGCTGCCGGAGTTCGAGGGCGTCGACGCCACGGTCATCGGCATCTCCAAGGACCCGGTGCCGGCGCTGAACAAGTTCGCGGCGAAATACGGCCTGACCTTCACCCTGGCCTCGGCCAAGGACGACGACACGGTCGAGCGCTACGGCGCCTGGGTCGAGAAGTCGATGTACGGCCGGAAGTACATGGGCATCGACCGCTCGACGGTGCTGGTCGACGAACAGGGCATCGTCCGTGGACTGTGGCGCGGCGTGCGGGTGCCCGGCCATGTCGAGGCAGTGCTGGCCGCGGCGCAGAAGGGATGACGGCGGCTATTGAGGCGGATGCTCCACCAGGTCGAGCCGTCGCTCGATGCGGTCGAGACGGGCTTTGATCTTGTCGACGATATGCCGATCTTCGACCGTCTCGGCATAGTTCGATGCCTGATCGCGGGCGGGGCGGGCCAAGCCGATCTCGATCTGCGCGAGCCGCGACAGGATTTCCTGATCACGCTCCCGCGATGCGGTCAGCTCGGCCTGCATTCGCTTCAGGTGCTCCAGCACCAGGTTGGTGGTCTCGTCAGTCATATCTAGGCCGGAACCTGTCGGTTGCTGTCGGTCAGCCTACACCAGAAATGTGGCCGTTCCGCAATTTGTGGAAGAGGTAGCCGCGACGCCTCCCCTCCACGAGGCAACTAAGCAACATCCTTCGCCAGGAAGTCGATGACGGCGCGCACGGCGGGCAGCTGCCCGCGCCGGTGCGGTGTCAGCAGCGTCGTCCACACCGTCCCGGCCTCCCACTCCGGCAGGACCGGCGCCAGCGTTCCCGCGGCCAGGGCCTCGGCGGCCATGGTCTCGGGCAGGCAGGCGATGCCCAGCCCGGCGGCTGCCGCCTTCAGCAGCACCACGGATTCATCGGCCACGAAGCTCGAGGCCGGCGCCATCTGCGCCTCGCGGCCGTCGCGGTGGCGCAGCCGCCAGAGCGTCGCCGAGGGGCCGGTCAGCAGCCCGTCATGGTCCGCGAGATCCGCCGGCTCCCGCGGCACCCCGCGGCGCGCCAGATAGTCCGGCGCCGCCACCAGGGCAATCCGCTCGACCGCCATCCGCCGCTGCACCAGCTCGGAATCCGGCAGCGGCGCGAAATGGCTGCGCACCGCGATGTCGAAGCCCTCCTGCACCAGGTCGACGAAGCGGTCGGTGACATGGAGCTGCAGCCGGATCTTCGGATAAGCCCGGGCCAGCGCCGGCAGCAGGCCGGACAGCCGGAACTGGGCGGTCGGCACGGAGGCCGTGATCCGGACGGTACCGCTCGGCTCGGCCAGGCGGCGGCGCACCACGTCCTCCGCTGCTTCCGCCTCGATCAGCGCGGCCTGGGCATGGTCGTAGAAGTCGCGCCCGAGCTCGGTCAGCACGAAGCTGCGCGAGGTGCGGTGGATCAGCCGGGCACCGAGCTGCGCCTCCAGCTCCGCCACGCGCTTGCTGATGGTCGATTTCGGCAGTCCCAGCCGCCGTCCCGCCGCGGCGAAGCCGCCGCTGTCGACGGCCCGGACGAACAGGGTCAGGTCGTTGAGGTTGAGCACGCAGATCGTCCATGCCTGTGGACCTTGGATCCACGACAACACGGCTACAGCCCCAAAGTCCACATCGGCATATTCCCGTCGTGACCAGAACACGAGGGAACCCATCATGGAACCGATCCTCTTCTACGGCGTGCCGTCGGGCTGCTCCTTCGGCTCGATCGTGGCGCTGGAATGGCTCGGCGAGCCGTATCGGCTGAGCCGCATAGAGATGCCGGAGGTCGTGCAGGGCGAGGCCTATCGCCGCCTCAACCCGGTCGGCGAGACGCCGACGCTGATGACCGCCGACGGAAGGCTGATCAGCGAGAGCATGGCGATCCTGAACCATCTCGGCGCCCGCGGGATCGACAAGGGCCTGTCCTTCGCCCAGGGCACGCCCGGCTTCGACCGGCTGAACCAGGCGCTGGCCTTCCTCAACACCACCTTCTTCAACGCCTTCAGCCCGCTGTGGTACGCGCTGGAGCACGGCACCGAGGGCGTGGAGCGCGACGCGCTGCGGGCCTATGGCGCG
The sequence above is a segment of the Inquilinus sp. Marseille-Q2685 genome. Coding sequences within it:
- a CDS encoding peroxiredoxin → MTVEIGKPAPDFTLPKAGGGTVSLSALRGRKVIVYFYPKADTSGCTKEACGFNDALPEFEGVDATVIGISKDPVPALNKFAAKYGLTFTLASAKDDDTVERYGAWVEKSMYGRKYMGIDRSTVLVDEQGIVRGLWRGVRVPGHVEAVLAAAQKG
- a CDS encoding LysR family transcriptional regulator; the encoded protein is MLNLNDLTLFVRAVDSGGFAAAGRRLGLPKSTISKRVAELEAQLGARLIHRTSRSFVLTELGRDFYDHAQAALIEAEAAEDVVRRRLAEPSGTVRITASVPTAQFRLSGLLPALARAYPKIRLQLHVTDRFVDLVQEGFDIAVRSHFAPLPDSELVQRRMAVERIALVAAPDYLARRGVPREPADLADHDGLLTGPSATLWRLRHRDGREAQMAPASSFVADESVVLLKAAAAGLGIACLPETMAAEALAAGTLAPVLPEWEAGTVWTTLLTPHRRGQLPAVRAVIDFLAKDVA
- a CDS encoding glutathione S-transferase family protein, whose product is MEPILFYGVPSGCSFGSIVALEWLGEPYRLSRIEMPEVVQGEAYRRLNPVGETPTLMTADGRLISESMAILNHLGARGIDKGLSFAQGTPGFDRLNQALAFLNTTFFNAFSPLWYALEHGTEGVERDALRAYGAAKVAKAHADLEAMLGTQDWLLGDRSLADAYFIGIARWTKYHEVVDRRDYPGLQRLFERLEADPAVQFAHAIERGEPARSTGGFRGEISLEEALGLMKQAA